The DNA sequence ATCAAGAAGCCCGGCGAAGAAGAGGCCGAGCACAAACGCGAGCGCCACGAGGGCGCCAAACTTGATCCAATTTCGCGAACGCGTGGACATGATTCCTTTTCCGATTCAGGGTTTCGGGTGCATCACCGGGCGTCGTGCGACGCCCGGCCTGACGACTCGAATAATACGTTGATGCGTGAGGAATCGTTCCGGTCGCGCCGCAATCAGCGGCGTGTCACTTCTTTTCCTCGTCCACTATCTCGTAGTCCGCCTCGACCGCGTCGTCCTTCGGAGGCGCCGATTGCGTCCCCTCCCCACCCGGAGGCGGTTCGGAGCCGCTTGCCGACGCATTTTGATAGAGCGACGCGCCCGCGGCGGAGTACGCCACGTTCAGTTCATCCAGCGCGGTCCGGATTGCTGCGGAGTCGCCGGTCCGCAGGGCATCCTTCCCCGCCTGCACCGCCTTGTCGAGCCGCTCCTTGGCATCCGCCGCCAGGCGATCGACCCACTCCTTCGAATCCTTCTCGACCTTGTAGACCAGCCCGTCGAGCTGGTTCCGCGTCTCGATCTCCTGCCGCCGGTCCGAATCGGCCTTGGCGTTGGACTCGGCCTGCTTGACCATCTTGTCGATATCGGCATCTGACAGCCCGCTCGACGCCTCGATCCGGATCTTCTGTTCCTTCCCGGTCGTCTTGTCCTTCGCCGAGACGTGCAGGATCCCGTTGGCGTCGATGTCGAACGTCACCTCGACCTGAGGCATCCCGCGCTGTGCCGGCGGAATCCCCGTGAGCTGGAACTTGCCGATTGTCCGGTTGTCCTGCGCCATCTGCCGCTCGCCCTGCAGCACGTGGATCTCGACCGTCGTCTGATTGTCCTCGGCCGTCGAGAAGACCTCCGACTTCTTGGTCGGGATCGTCGTGTTCCGCGGAATGAGGACCGTCGTGACGCCACCCAGCGTCTCGATCCCGAGTGACAGCGGCGTTACGTCGAGGAGGAGGACATCCTTGACCTCGCCGGCCAGAACACCGCCCTGGATCGCCGCACCGATCGCGACGACTTCGTCGGGATTGACCGAGCGATTCGGCTCCTTGCCGAAGAACTCCTTGACGATCTCCTGGATCTTCGGAATGCGCGTCGACCCGCCGACGAGAATCACTTCGTCGATTTCGCCCGGCTTGATCCCGGCATCCTTGAGC is a window from the Gemmatimonadales bacterium genome containing:
- the dnaK gene encoding molecular chaperone DnaK, with product MASKIIGIDLGTTNSVVAVMEGGDPVVIPNAEGGRTTPSVVAFTKDGDRLVGQVAKRQAVTNPKQTVFSIKRFMGRRMNEITEETKRVPYKVEAGQNGLASVEIAGKKYTPPEISAMILQKMKQTAEDYLGATVDKAVITVPAYFNDAQRQATKDAGKIAGLEVLRIINEPTAAALAYGLEKKKDEKIAVFDLGGGTYDISVLELAEGVFEVKSTNGDTHLGGDDFDERLIEWLVTEFKRDQGIDLSKDPMALQRLKEAAEKAKMELSSTSQTDINLPFITADQSGPKHLNLSLSRAKFEQLCDDLIKRTIPPMEQALKDAGIKPGEIDEVILVGGSTRIPKIQEIVKEFFGKEPNRSVNPDEVVAIGAAIQGGVLAGEVKDVLLLDVTPLSLGIETLGGVTTVLIPRNTTIPTKKSEVFSTAEDNQTTVEIHVLQGERQMAQDNRTIGKFQLTGIPPAQRGMPQVEVTFDIDANGILHVSAKDKTTGKEQKIRIEASSGLSDADIDKMVKQAESNAKADSDRRQEIETRNQLDGLVYKVEKDSKEWVDRLAADAKERLDKAVQAGKDALRTGDSAAIRTALDELNVAYSAAGASLYQNASASGSEPPPGGEGTQSAPPKDDAVEADYEIVDEEKK